The genomic DNA AATATCATTTCATATCTTTCTTTAATAGAGGAATCTCCTTTTTCAATAAAATCCAAATATTTCTTAATTTCTTTCAATGACATTCCTGTCCTTTTTAAGCATATAACTGTTTTTGGAAATGCTAAGTCTTCTTCAAGAATAAAGCGATAGTTATTTTTATCTCTTTGTAACTTTGATATTAAACCTTGTGAGTCATAATATCTCAAAGCTGATTCCTTTATTTTAAGAATTTTTGCAAGTTCATTTAAATATATTCTATTCATATCTTTATCCAACTTTCTAAAAGACTTACTATTTAGGTTATTCCCTATTAAAAATTATAATTCATTAAAGTTACTTTAATGCAATAGAGATTCTACTTTATTTAAAAGTTTTTTATTTCAAAAACATTGCTTATAATATGTT from Spiroplasma endosymbiont of Cantharis nigra includes the following:
- a CDS encoding MerR family transcriptional regulator; translation: MNRIYLNELAKILKIKESALRYYDSQGLISKLQRDKNNYRFILEEDLAFPKTVICLKRTGMSLKEIKKYLDFIEKGDSSIKERYEMILKQEDIVLNKLKDIQEQIEFIEYKKSLYLKKLNK